A single genomic interval of Brevibacillus brevis harbors:
- a CDS encoding winged helix-turn-helix transcriptional regulator: MKQSTLCPKFEKGMQLLGKRWTGLILYQLLSGPQRFCALEGALPVSGRLLSERLKDLEKEGLVHRQVFTDSAPVRVEYSLTEMGKALTPVLKGIESWSQSWIELNADELANDSEE; the protein is encoded by the coding sequence ATGAAACAGTCTACCCTCTGTCCAAAGTTCGAAAAAGGTATGCAGTTGTTGGGGAAGCGATGGACAGGTCTAATCCTATACCAGTTGTTGTCGGGACCACAGCGATTCTGTGCATTGGAAGGGGCCCTGCCAGTAAGCGGAAGGCTACTTTCTGAGCGTTTGAAGGATTTGGAGAAGGAAGGACTCGTGCATCGGCAGGTGTTTACTGATTCTGCTCCTGTCCGCGTAGAGTATTCCTTAACGGAGATGGGGAAAGCTCTGACTCCAGTGCTCAAAGGAATTGAGTCTTGGTCGCAGAGCTGGATCGAGTTGAATGCAGATGAACTGGCTAACGACAGCGAAGAATAA
- a CDS encoding RidA family protein — MQNDKRIKFINPETMPPTFGYTHAVEVRNARTIYISGQVALNREGQVVGTGDLAAQTKQVFENIQFALEASGVSFDHVVKLTFFVTDISKMHIVREIRDQYVNTETPPASSAVEVSKLIRDELLIEIEAIAVADI, encoded by the coding sequence ATGCAAAATGATAAGCGAATCAAATTCATTAACCCTGAAACAATGCCACCTACGTTTGGCTACACTCATGCGGTGGAGGTTCGGAACGCACGGACGATTTATATATCGGGCCAGGTGGCTCTCAACAGGGAAGGCCAAGTGGTCGGCACAGGCGACTTAGCGGCACAGACAAAACAAGTCTTTGAAAATATCCAATTCGCGTTAGAAGCGTCAGGGGTCAGCTTTGATCATGTAGTGAAATTGACTTTTTTCGTAACTGACATCTCCAAGATGCACATTGTCCGTGAAATTCGAGATCAGTACGTGAATACAGAAACGCCGCCAGCGAGTTCTGCCGTTGAAGTGAGCAAGCTCATCAGGGACGAGCTGTTGATTGAGATTGAGGCCATCGCTGTTGCAGATATATAG
- the ptsP gene encoding phosphoenolpyruvate--protein phosphotransferase has translation MLKGIPVSAGISIAPVLRLTHETAITQAESTTSVDTTQELGLLSKSVEQAREQLEKLKEQTEEQLGSEKAAILSAHIAFLDDPAFVGEMSALIENQQLAASAAVSQVADQFIALFESMDDAYMKERADDIRDVSRRLIRNISGGDTVISYPEEPFILVAWDVTPSETLQLPLQHVRGIVTAKGGATSHAAILARSLGIPAVMGAGDTLMEKVDSGSLLIIDGTTGQLIVSPDADTLATYQEKAAQEEKERQLYEAIKELPAETTDGHRVHLMANMAVPEESDALIASGVEGIGLFRSEFLFMDRSTLPDENEQFAAYKHVAAAFGDKPVIIRTLDVGGDKHLPALALPQEENPFLGFRAMRISLARPELFLVQLRALLRASAFGRLLIMFPMISHLEQLREAKRLLEQAKAELRAEGIAFDEKIAVGMMMEIPGACLQADAFAKEVDFFSIGTNDLVQYTLAVDRMNANIAELYSYYHPAVLRLISQVIEASHRAGIWTGLCGEMAGDPLATKLLLGLGLDEFSGAASVMPKVKERIRSTSVEEAKQLAKHVLTLSTVDEVVQYLKDKAL, from the coding sequence ATGTTAAAAGGAATCCCGGTTTCCGCTGGCATTTCGATAGCCCCTGTTTTACGCCTCACACACGAAACAGCCATTACGCAGGCAGAGTCCACCACTTCAGTGGATACGACTCAGGAGCTAGGACTACTTAGCAAGAGCGTAGAGCAAGCACGCGAACAACTGGAAAAGCTAAAAGAACAGACAGAGGAACAATTAGGCTCGGAAAAAGCGGCCATCCTCTCTGCTCATATCGCCTTTTTGGATGACCCGGCATTTGTCGGGGAGATGAGTGCTCTCATCGAAAATCAACAACTGGCGGCATCTGCCGCCGTCTCGCAAGTAGCCGATCAGTTCATCGCTCTCTTTGAGAGTATGGACGATGCCTACATGAAAGAGCGCGCGGATGATATTCGTGATGTGAGCCGCCGTCTGATTCGAAATATTTCGGGCGGTGACACCGTCATCTCCTACCCGGAAGAGCCGTTTATTCTGGTTGCATGGGACGTCACCCCATCCGAGACGCTTCAGCTTCCACTCCAGCATGTACGGGGAATTGTCACGGCAAAAGGCGGCGCTACCTCTCATGCAGCCATATTGGCACGCTCTCTCGGAATTCCCGCTGTCATGGGTGCAGGCGATACCTTGATGGAAAAAGTAGACTCCGGAAGTTTGCTGATCATCGACGGAACCACTGGACAGTTAATTGTTTCCCCTGATGCGGATACACTGGCTACCTATCAGGAAAAAGCCGCACAGGAAGAAAAAGAACGTCAATTGTACGAAGCCATTAAGGAACTGCCTGCCGAAACAACCGATGGCCACCGCGTTCACCTGATGGCAAACATGGCTGTGCCAGAAGAATCTGATGCACTGATCGCCTCTGGTGTAGAGGGAATCGGGTTGTTCCGCTCCGAGTTTTTGTTTATGGATCGCAGTACTCTTCCAGATGAGAACGAACAATTCGCTGCATATAAGCACGTAGCCGCTGCTTTTGGCGACAAACCAGTCATCATTCGTACTTTGGATGTTGGCGGCGACAAGCATTTGCCAGCACTAGCACTTCCACAGGAGGAAAACCCGTTCCTTGGCTTCCGCGCAATGCGCATCTCGTTAGCCAGACCGGAATTGTTCCTGGTGCAATTACGCGCTCTCTTGCGTGCCAGTGCATTTGGTCGCCTGCTGATCATGTTCCCGATGATTTCCCATCTGGAGCAGTTGCGTGAAGCCAAACGCTTGCTGGAACAAGCGAAAGCAGAGCTGCGGGCTGAAGGAATCGCTTTTGACGAGAAGATCGCGGTAGGCATGATGATGGAGATTCCAGGTGCTTGCCTGCAAGCAGATGCGTTTGCGAAAGAGGTAGACTTTTTCAGCATCGGCACCAATGATCTCGTTCAATATACGCTGGCAGTAGACCGGATGAATGCCAATATCGCCGAGCTGTACAGCTACTACCATCCAGCCGTATTACGATTGATTTCCCAAGTCATTGAGGCTTCCCATCGGGCGGGCATTTGGACCGGGCTGTGTGGGGAAATGGCGGGAGATCCGTTGGCAACCAAGCTCCTGCTCGGATTGGGACTCGATGAGTTCAGCGGTGCCGCTTCGGTCATGCCAAAAGTCAAAGAACGTATCCGCTCCACTAGCGTAGAGGAAGCGAAGCAACTGGCCAAACACGTCCTTACACTCTCTACTGTAGACGAGGTCGTTCAATATTTGAAAGACAAAGCCTTATAA
- a CDS encoding PTS sugar transporter subunit IIA, with product MLRSLFSRKKQQQEVTFLAPLTGTVLPLSEVPDPVFAGKVVGDGVAILPSADTLVSPVDGKVTHLFPTHHAIGLSTESGLEILMHIGIDTVKLNGKGFTPFVSVGDQVKAGDKLIQFDKSVLEDAGCPIVTPIVITNGDMVAEKNVVAKATVQAGQEPLMTVVLK from the coding sequence ATGCTACGCAGTCTTTTTTCCCGGAAAAAACAACAACAAGAGGTAACCTTTCTTGCACCATTAACAGGTACCGTACTCCCCCTGTCCGAAGTTCCTGATCCTGTATTCGCAGGTAAAGTCGTCGGTGATGGTGTAGCGATTTTGCCAAGTGCAGACACGCTCGTCTCCCCTGTCGATGGAAAGGTTACGCATCTTTTCCCTACTCACCATGCTATCGGGCTGTCGACCGAAAGTGGTCTTGAGATATTGATGCATATCGGAATTGATACGGTGAAATTAAACGGGAAAGGCTTTACCCCGTTTGTCTCGGTTGGCGATCAAGTGAAGGCTGGCGACAAGCTCATCCAATTCGACAAGAGTGTACTGGAGGATGCGGGCTGTCCGATTGTGACACCAATCGTAATTACAAACGGTGATATGGTTGCTGAAAAAAATGTAGTGGCAAAAGCAACTGTGCAAGCAGGCCAAGAGCCACTTATGACTGTCGTCTTAAAATAA
- a CDS encoding NupC/NupG family nucleoside CNT transporter: MNYIIAGIGLITVFLLAWLASSNKKHIRYRPILIMILIQIVFGLLLLRTNIGLILISGIASSFSVLLGYAYEGINFVFGGIANPGAMPFFLQVLLPIVFVSALIGILQYTRILPLFIRYVGLVLSKVNGMGKLESYNAIASAIVGQSEVFITVKKQLGAIPENRLYTLCASAMSTVSMSIVGSFMTMLKPEYVVAALVLNLFGGFIIASIITPYEVKPEDDLLDQEKEERQAFFEMLGEYILDGFKVAVVVAAMLLGFIALIAMVNGLFSAVFGISFQALLGYVFAPLAFLMGIPWHEAVQAGSIMATKIVANEFVAILDFTKIQGQLSERTVAIVSVFLISFANFGSIGTIVGAVKGLNERQGNVVARFGLKLLYGATLVSILSGIIISIVV, translated from the coding sequence ATGAATTATATCATCGCAGGTATTGGTTTGATCACGGTATTTTTGCTTGCTTGGCTGGCAAGTAGCAATAAAAAGCACATTCGGTATCGTCCTATCCTCATTATGATTCTGATTCAGATCGTGTTTGGCTTGCTGTTGTTGCGAACCAATATTGGACTCATTTTAATATCTGGCATTGCCAGTAGTTTTTCTGTACTCCTGGGGTATGCTTACGAAGGAATTAATTTTGTTTTCGGTGGCATTGCGAATCCGGGTGCTATGCCATTTTTCTTACAAGTCTTGCTGCCCATTGTGTTCGTATCCGCACTGATCGGCATTTTGCAGTACACGAGAATCCTCCCATTATTTATTCGGTATGTAGGACTCGTATTGAGCAAAGTGAATGGCATGGGAAAATTGGAGTCGTATAATGCGATTGCTTCGGCGATCGTCGGGCAGTCCGAAGTGTTTATTACCGTAAAAAAACAGCTCGGTGCCATACCCGAAAACAGGCTGTATACTCTGTGCGCCTCTGCGATGTCCACCGTGTCTATGTCGATAGTAGGTTCCTTCATGACCATGCTCAAACCCGAGTATGTAGTAGCTGCACTGGTACTCAACTTATTTGGTGGATTTATCATTGCTTCCATTATTACGCCGTATGAAGTGAAGCCGGAAGATGACTTGCTCGATCAAGAAAAAGAAGAGAGACAGGCCTTCTTTGAAATGCTCGGGGAGTATATTCTGGATGGATTTAAAGTAGCCGTGGTCGTTGCCGCGATGCTGCTCGGATTTATTGCACTTATTGCAATGGTGAACGGGTTATTCAGTGCAGTATTCGGTATCTCGTTCCAAGCGTTGTTAGGGTATGTCTTTGCGCCCCTCGCCTTTCTTATGGGAATTCCTTGGCATGAAGCTGTACAAGCAGGAAGTATCATGGCTACTAAAATAGTGGCGAATGAGTTTGTCGCCATACTCGACTTTACGAAGATTCAAGGTCAGTTAAGTGAAAGAACCGTTGCCATCGTGTCTGTGTTTTTGATCTCGTTTGCGAACTTTGGCTCTATCGGGACGATTGTTGGCGCGGTAAAAGGCTTGAATGAAAGGCAAGGAAATGTCGTCGCTCGGTTTGGACTGAAGCTGTTGTATGGGGCAACGCTCGTCAGCATTTTGTCAGGAATTATCATCAGTATTGTGGTGTGA
- a CDS encoding DoxX family protein has translation MSNRFEWSALILRVIAGLTFAIHGVAKFQMGLENVAGFFGTMGLPAFIAYLVAFLEVVGGIALILGLGTRVFAGALSVIMLGAIFKAKLAAGFLGGEGGAGYELDLALLAMLVALGISGSSKFALDAILFGKRSVE, from the coding sequence ATGTCTAATCGTTTTGAATGGAGCGCACTTATTCTACGTGTGATTGCTGGACTTACTTTTGCCATTCACGGAGTGGCTAAATTTCAAATGGGGCTGGAGAATGTCGCTGGTTTCTTCGGAACCATGGGACTCCCTGCATTCATAGCTTATCTCGTAGCCTTCTTGGAGGTAGTAGGTGGTATTGCCTTGATTCTCGGTCTGGGTACTCGCGTGTTCGCAGGTGCGTTGTCTGTTATCATGCTTGGTGCGATCTTTAAAGCCAAGCTCGCTGCCGGCTTCCTGGGCGGTGAAGGTGGAGCTGGTTATGAATTGGATCTGGCCTTGCTTGCGATGTTGGTTGCTCTTGGTATCAGCGGCAGCTCCAAGTTCGCGCTGGACGCTATCCTGTTTGGAAAAAGATCGGTTGAGTAA
- a CDS encoding helix-turn-helix domain-containing protein — MSIVGQRIKWLREQKQWSQLQLAEKLGIHNTVLSRIESGEKKGVDFHLISKVADLFEVSTDFLHGRTDEPSWKRGSVRETPATFLDVDGLTEDELVEVKRHIEFLKWKALQEKNEDPS, encoded by the coding sequence ATGTCCATAGTTGGTCAACGAATAAAATGGCTGCGCGAACAAAAACAATGGTCACAACTTCAATTAGCTGAAAAGCTGGGTATACATAATACGGTACTTTCACGAATCGAGTCAGGCGAAAAGAAAGGCGTCGATTTTCATCTGATTTCCAAAGTCGCAGATTTATTTGAAGTATCCACCGATTTTCTCCACGGGCGCACGGATGAACCATCTTGGAAACGCGGTTCTGTCCGGGAAACACCGGCGACCTTCCTAGATGTCGATGGCCTGACAGAGGACGAGCTGGTTGAGGTCAAGCGCCATATTGAATTTTTAAAGTGGAAGGCTTTACAGGAAAAGAACGAAGACCCTTCTTGA
- a CDS encoding HPr family phosphocarrier protein, giving the protein MVQFEVTVNVEGGLHARPAALLVNCSSQSQSKITLSKGTKHADGKSILGIMTLGVSQGDTLTVQIDGADEQNVATAIQQLLEQSS; this is encoded by the coding sequence ATGGTTCAATTTGAAGTAACCGTCAATGTAGAGGGTGGGCTCCACGCGAGACCAGCAGCTCTGCTCGTGAATTGTTCGTCGCAATCTCAGTCAAAGATTACGCTGAGCAAAGGGACAAAACACGCAGATGGCAAAAGCATTCTCGGCATCATGACGTTGGGTGTCTCCCAAGGTGACACCCTAACCGTTCAGATCGACGGAGCGGATGAACAAAACGTAGCCACTGCGATTCAGCAGCTATTGGAGCAATCCTCGTAA
- a CDS encoding helix-turn-helix domain-containing protein — MERLNLPFIAQRRNECKLTLQEMAEALGFRNASTYLKYEKGEYDFKANHLPVLAKKLRCNMLDLFIRMIC, encoded by the coding sequence GTGGAACGACTCAACCTCCCGTTTATCGCGCAACGACGTAATGAGTGCAAGCTGACCTTGCAAGAAATGGCGGAAGCACTCGGATTTCGAAATGCTTCGACATACTTGAAGTACGAGAAGGGAGAATATGACTTCAAGGCTAATCATCTGCCAGTGTTAGCGAAAAAACTCCGGTGTAACATGCTTGATCTTTTTATCAGGATGATTTGCTGA
- the tadA gene encoding tRNA adenosine(34) deaminase TadA has protein sequence MIQANEHDYYMKQAMEEARKAAAIGEVPIGAVIVRDGEIVGRGYNLRETQKDPTLHAELIAIREASERLGGWRLIGCTLYVTLEPCPMCAGAIVQSRIEQVVYGARDPKAGCAGTLMNLLAEPRFNHQVPVIEGVLAEECGQMLKDFFRGLRKKRQPVQE, from the coding sequence GTGATACAAGCAAATGAACATGATTATTATATGAAACAAGCCATGGAAGAGGCCCGGAAAGCCGCTGCGATTGGCGAGGTTCCAATCGGTGCGGTCATCGTGCGCGACGGGGAAATCGTAGGTCGCGGCTATAACTTGCGGGAAACACAAAAAGACCCTACTTTGCACGCGGAATTGATCGCGATACGGGAGGCAAGTGAACGCTTGGGTGGATGGCGCTTGATCGGATGTACGCTGTACGTGACATTGGAGCCGTGTCCAATGTGTGCGGGTGCAATCGTTCAAAGCCGCATCGAACAGGTCGTGTATGGCGCTCGCGATCCGAAGGCGGGCTGTGCCGGGACATTGATGAACCTGCTCGCGGAACCGCGCTTCAATCATCAGGTGCCAGTCATAGAGGGTGTTCTTGCAGAGGAATGCGGACAGATGCTCAAAGACTTCTTTCGAGGGTTACGAAAAAAAAGACAGCCGGTACAGGAATGA
- a CDS encoding histidinol phosphate phosphatase domain-containing protein codes for MLIDYHFHLEEGPFSLRWLDRTNVALDHFYPLTEPRHTRAWLLNSLARLNNRMSLGAYDPSWIDLYLREALNKGLKEVGIVDHLYRFREARPYFERYMELGDTDLGRLQRTWLDQVCTESLSDFCVAIEAAKQRWSASGVELRLGIEADYFIGGEAELEGLLAGASWDYVIGSVHFLQGWGFDNPETRQLFEQHDLKQLYADFFHTVESMIRSNLFDFVAHLDNLKVFSYRPEESELVPYYHRIATALKETDTATEINAGLYYRYPVQEMCPSPAFLDVLVAHGVPLTLSSDAHFPDDIGRYVAENLENLHSLGVTEIATFSGRQRIMKPICDFEQNII; via the coding sequence ATGCTGATCGACTATCATTTTCATCTGGAAGAAGGGCCTTTTTCATTGCGTTGGCTCGACCGTACCAATGTGGCCCTCGACCACTTTTATCCGTTGACTGAACCTCGACATACCCGTGCTTGGCTGCTGAATAGTCTTGCGCGATTAAATAACCGCATGTCATTGGGGGCATACGACCCGTCCTGGATCGATCTGTATTTACGTGAAGCGTTAAACAAAGGCTTGAAGGAAGTGGGGATTGTCGATCATTTATACCGCTTTCGTGAAGCGCGTCCCTACTTTGAACGGTATATGGAGCTGGGCGACACCGATTTGGGGCGCTTGCAGCGAACGTGGCTTGATCAAGTATGCACCGAGAGCCTCAGTGACTTTTGTGTCGCCATTGAGGCAGCAAAGCAGCGTTGGTCGGCAAGCGGCGTGGAGTTGCGGTTGGGTATTGAAGCAGATTACTTTATCGGCGGGGAAGCAGAATTGGAGGGCTTGCTCGCAGGCGCTTCGTGGGATTATGTGATCGGCTCCGTTCATTTTTTGCAAGGATGGGGCTTTGACAATCCCGAGACTCGTCAATTGTTTGAGCAACATGACCTAAAACAGTTATACGCGGACTTTTTCCACACGGTTGAATCCATGATCAGGAGCAACTTGTTTGATTTTGTTGCCCATCTGGACAATCTGAAAGTGTTCTCCTATCGCCCGGAGGAATCGGAGCTTGTCCCCTATTACCACCGAATCGCAACTGCTTTGAAAGAAACGGATACCGCGACCGAAATCAATGCGGGTCTGTACTACCGCTATCCCGTTCAGGAAATGTGCCCCAGTCCCGCTTTCCTCGACGTTTTGGTGGCACATGGTGTTCCACTGACACTTTCGTCCGACGCCCACTTTCCCGACGATATTGGGAGATACGTGGCAGAGAATCTGGAAAACCTCCATTCATTGGGGGTAACGGAGATTGCTACTTTTTCCGGTCGTCAACGGATTATGAAGCCAATCTGTGATTTTGAGCAAAATATTATTTAA
- a CDS encoding ribonuclease H-like YkuK family protein: protein MGLTSANTLFDRFHSPTRGLLAKEEVFSHIEHTISSKGGPFEIIVGADSQLKSRGTFFALVITVIRPGHGGTFFYHKFQERRYSSLQQRIFQEAMYAVGLATEVRQYLRDHHLDTPIRLHFDIGTNGPTRKFIQSLLSLAETNHFRAEIKPNSFCASTIADKYTK from the coding sequence GTGGGCTTAACCTCTGCAAATACGTTATTTGATCGCTTTCACAGTCCGACTAGAGGTCTACTGGCAAAAGAAGAAGTGTTTTCCCACATCGAACATACCATCTCATCAAAAGGTGGTCCATTTGAAATTATTGTGGGGGCCGACTCTCAATTAAAAAGCCGCGGGACTTTTTTTGCCCTCGTTATCACAGTGATTCGTCCCGGCCATGGGGGCACCTTCTTTTATCACAAATTTCAAGAACGCCGGTATTCATCCTTGCAACAGCGTATATTTCAGGAAGCGATGTACGCAGTCGGACTTGCCACAGAAGTACGCCAATATTTGCGGGACCACCATTTAGATACTCCCATCCGCCTGCATTTTGATATCGGTACGAATGGCCCTACCCGTAAGTTTATCCAGTCTTTGTTGAGCTTAGCAGAAACCAATCACTTTCGTGCCGAAATCAAACCGAACTCCTTCTGTGCATCTACGATTGCCGACAAGTACACCAAGTAA
- the nagE gene encoding N-acetylglucosamine-specific PTS transporter subunit IIBC yields the protein MLAFLQKIGRALMLPVATLPAAAILQSFGLLKFEKDLNLGAFGAFMDSYIAPLLAAGGAAIFDNLALIFAVGVAIGLAGDAVAALAAVIAYVVLTKVLAAVPAAMPFIADDLKLNMGVIGGIMAGGIAAFFYNRYHSIKLPEWLGFFGGKRFVPIITSLSMVVVGLIFGIIWGPIQIALDSLGSWIVGLGATGSFLFGFFNRLLVPFGLHHVLNAIAWFQIGDFTDATGKVVHGDLHRFFAGDPSAGMFMTGFYPIMMFALPGAAFAIIHSARPEKRKVVASMFIGAALASFLTGITEVVEFAFMFAAPLLYFVHAILTGVSGYIVTSLGIKHGFGFSAGLIDYGINYHLSTNAWMIIPIGLAFSVVYYVLFRFMIVKLNLKTPGREDDEDMTATTTGRNNSMQDKAIQVLTHIGGKENIVSVDACITRLRLVLKDDKKVNDKALKDLGAAGVMRLGQGSVQVVFGTHSELLKEEISKL from the coding sequence ATGCTCGCTTTTCTGCAAAAGATTGGGAGAGCCCTCATGCTCCCGGTCGCAACGTTGCCAGCCGCAGCGATTTTGCAAAGCTTTGGTCTTCTCAAATTCGAGAAGGACCTCAATCTCGGCGCCTTTGGTGCATTCATGGACTCGTACATCGCTCCGCTTTTGGCTGCTGGCGGTGCAGCCATTTTTGACAACCTGGCATTAATCTTTGCTGTCGGTGTTGCCATTGGCTTGGCTGGAGATGCTGTTGCTGCTTTGGCCGCTGTCATTGCCTACGTCGTATTGACGAAAGTGCTTGCGGCTGTTCCTGCTGCCATGCCTTTCATCGCGGACGATTTAAAACTGAACATGGGTGTCATCGGTGGTATTATGGCAGGTGGTATTGCAGCGTTTTTCTACAACCGCTACCATTCGATCAAGCTGCCAGAATGGCTAGGCTTCTTTGGTGGAAAACGCTTCGTCCCGATCATCACTTCTCTTTCCATGGTTGTCGTCGGCTTGATTTTCGGGATCATTTGGGGGCCGATCCAGATTGCCCTCGACTCATTGGGCTCTTGGATCGTAGGTCTCGGCGCAACAGGTTCTTTCCTGTTCGGATTCTTCAACCGATTGCTCGTTCCATTTGGTCTGCACCACGTACTCAATGCGATTGCCTGGTTCCAAATCGGTGACTTTACCGATGCAACAGGAAAAGTGGTACACGGCGACTTGCACCGTTTCTTTGCGGGAGACCCATCAGCAGGTATGTTTATGACTGGTTTCTATCCAATCATGATGTTCGCACTTCCTGGAGCGGCTTTCGCTATTATTCACTCAGCGCGTCCTGAAAAACGCAAAGTAGTTGCTTCTATGTTTATTGGTGCAGCTCTCGCTTCGTTCCTGACCGGGATTACCGAGGTAGTTGAATTTGCGTTCATGTTCGCTGCTCCACTCCTGTATTTTGTTCACGCGATATTGACGGGTGTGTCCGGATATATCGTAACCTCTCTGGGTATCAAGCACGGCTTTGGATTCTCAGCGGGTCTGATCGATTACGGTATCAACTACCATCTCTCAACGAATGCCTGGATGATCATCCCGATTGGTCTCGCATTTTCCGTGGTTTACTACGTCCTGTTCCGTTTCATGATCGTAAAGCTGAACCTCAAGACGCCAGGACGTGAAGATGACGAGGATATGACAGCTACAACTACGGGAAGGAACAATTCGATGCAGGATAAAGCAATTCAAGTACTCACTCATATTGGTGGAAAAGAAAATATCGTTAGCGTAGACGCTTGCATCACTCGTTTGCGTCTCGTCTTGAAGGACGACAAGAAGGTCAACGACAAAGCCTTGAAGGACCTCGGTGCAGCAGGTGTTATGCGACTGGGTCAAGGAAGCGTGCAAGTCGTCTTCGGAACCCATTCGGAGCTGTTAAAAGAAGAAATCAGCAAGCTGTAA
- a CDS encoding AIPR family protein, translating to MLSTELKQIKDTGNKIYWELYDKERIANIIYTSKKKYEAFEIDLVQSGSSTGILTSDNAATYSIHCSLNELADVCLKYQDIIFDENVRLFHGVNNKFNNGIIQTATSEDDIINFHLYNNGIVMVSPKVKYIDTRKRLKVSNPMVVNGCQTMNSLLEAKKQGNLQDGFVQVTVIEINDPIIRQNISIFLNSQTEIKDSYLISNLPIVRQLEEDLDKLGFF from the coding sequence GTGCTTTCAACTGAATTAAAACAAATCAAGGATACTGGAAACAAGATTTACTGGGAGTTATACGATAAAGAGCGTATCGCAAACATCATATATACCAGCAAGAAAAAGTATGAGGCTTTTGAAATAGATTTAGTTCAATCTGGTTCGAGTACAGGTATATTAACATCTGACAATGCGGCAACATATTCTATTCATTGTTCATTAAATGAATTAGCTGATGTTTGTTTGAAATATCAAGATATTATTTTTGATGAAAACGTAAGGTTATTTCATGGAGTGAACAATAAATTTAATAATGGTATCATTCAAACAGCAACATCTGAGGATGACATAATTAATTTTCATTTATATAACAATGGGATTGTAATGGTTTCTCCGAAAGTGAAATATATTGATACCAGAAAAAGATTAAAGGTATCAAATCCGATGGTTGTTAATGGGTGTCAAACTATGAATAGCTTACTTGAGGCAAAAAAACAAGGTAACCTACAAGATGGATTTGTTCAAGTAACAGTAATAGAGATTAATGACCCAATTATCAGGCAGAATATATCCATTTTTTTAAACTCACAGACAGAAATTAAAGATAGTTACTTAATATCCAATTTACCCATAGTAAGGCAACTTGAAGAGGATTTAGATAAGTTAGGATTTTTTTAG
- the glcT gene encoding glucose PTS transporter transcription antiterminator GlcT, which yields MSREKEKTYAITRVLNHNVVLVEEPGSGQEIVLFGKGIGFGAKPGNTIPSQDSRVEKRFTLENENHQKQYQNILSQVDPAVVGIAEEIIALIASEITPELNEHVHVALPDHIQFAIYRLNNGMEIVNPFLFEIQTLYTKEYALANRAADMIKNAFDLDIPDSEIGFLALHIHSAISYVPVKKAVQFTNIITELVSLIEERTAITIERSTIDYVRLITHLRFAVERIRQQKFIKNPLLDRVKTTMPEAYQLATELAQYISTRLEIAVPEDEVGYMALHLYRLLQQN from the coding sequence TTGTCCCGTGAAAAGGAAAAAACGTACGCAATTACGCGTGTGTTGAACCATAACGTCGTACTTGTAGAAGAACCCGGATCCGGACAAGAAATTGTCCTGTTCGGAAAAGGAATCGGATTTGGCGCAAAACCCGGGAATACCATCCCCTCCCAAGACTCGCGAGTGGAAAAGCGCTTCACGCTCGAAAATGAAAATCATCAGAAACAGTATCAGAACATCCTGAGCCAAGTAGATCCTGCTGTCGTAGGAATTGCGGAAGAAATTATCGCTCTCATTGCAAGTGAGATTACGCCGGAATTGAACGAACACGTCCACGTTGCCTTACCTGACCATATCCAGTTTGCGATCTACCGGCTCAATAACGGAATGGAGATCGTGAATCCTTTCTTGTTCGAAATCCAGACGCTGTACACGAAAGAGTACGCACTGGCGAACCGGGCAGCGGATATGATCAAAAACGCATTCGACCTGGACATTCCCGATAGTGAAATCGGATTTCTGGCCTTGCACATACACTCCGCAATCAGTTACGTGCCAGTAAAAAAGGCTGTCCAATTCACCAACATCATCACGGAGTTGGTAAGCCTGATTGAAGAGCGAACAGCCATTACAATTGAACGCAGTACCATTGATTACGTTCGCCTCATTACCCATTTGCGCTTTGCCGTTGAGCGCATCCGTCAACAAAAATTCATCAAGAATCCGCTTCTGGACCGAGTCAAAACCACCATGCCAGAAGCCTATCAATTGGCAACGGAGCTGGCTCAATACATTTCCACCCGTCTCGAAATCGCTGTACCCGAAGATGAGGTTGGTTACATGGCTCTGCACCTTTATCGCTTATTACAACAAAATTAA